A window of the Nitrosococcus wardiae genome harbors these coding sequences:
- a CDS encoding ABC transporter permease encodes MNYIPLGTFDLAIASVLVILNGALSFFLGLGLERQLLIATLRMIVQLALIGLVLKTLFALSSPGWTGVAALVMILFAGREIMARQERRMTGFWSYGLGTGCMLLAASLVTIFALTTQVRPDPWYDPRYALPLLGMILGNTMTGISLGLHSLLTGLVRDRSAVEAQLALGATRWQATLPVARNALRSALMPIINTMAATGLVSLPGMMTGQILAGAEPMEAVEYQMLIMFLIAGGTAFGSVSAVLGAVYWTTDTRHRLRLERLRQP; translated from the coding sequence TTGAATTATATTCCTCTCGGTACTTTCGATCTGGCTATTGCCTCGGTGCTGGTGATCCTCAATGGCGCTTTGTCCTTTTTCCTGGGACTTGGGCTAGAACGGCAACTCCTGATTGCGACTCTTCGCATGATTGTGCAGTTGGCTCTCATCGGGCTCGTCTTGAAAACCCTGTTCGCTCTATCTTCTCCTGGATGGACAGGGGTTGCTGCTTTGGTCATGATCCTCTTCGCGGGCCGGGAGATCATGGCCCGCCAGGAACGCCGGATGACAGGGTTTTGGTCCTATGGCCTGGGGACAGGCTGTATGCTATTGGCGGCGAGCCTGGTCACTATTTTTGCCTTGACGACACAAGTCCGGCCCGATCCATGGTATGACCCTCGCTACGCGCTGCCCTTATTAGGAATGATTCTTGGCAATACCATGACCGGGATTAGCTTGGGTTTACACAGTCTTTTGACTGGGCTGGTGCGGGATCGAAGCGCCGTTGAGGCCCAACTGGCCCTGGGGGCTACCCGCTGGCAGGCGACTCTTCCTGTGGCCCGAAATGCCCTGCGTAGTGCTTTGATGCCGATCATTAACACTATGGCGGCCACGGGTCTGGTGTCCTTGCCGGGGATGATGACCGGCCAGATTTTGGCCGGTGCCGAGCCCATGGAAGCGGTAGAATATCAAATGTTGATCATGTTTCTGATTGCTGGTGGCACGGCGTTTGGGTCGGTAAGCGCCGTGTTGGGGGCTGTCTATTGGACGACGGACACTCGACACAGATTGAGGCTAGAGCGGCTAAGACAGCCTTAA
- a CDS encoding ABC transporter ATP-binding protein: MLTVRHLRRSGLSPVSFDLEDGECLAVQGSSGSGKSLLLRALADLDPHEGEISLDDKSWDSMPATQWRRQVVYLPSEPGWWSDYVVDHFLVWEEAIPWVEALDLPAAIRDRTVERLSTGERQRLALVRALVLNPRVLLLDEPTSGLDNKTTYNVEQILKGRLSRGTSLLWVTHDPAQARRVAQRCLFLENGHVHEEWL; encoded by the coding sequence ATGCTAACCGTTCGTCATTTACGCCGGTCGGGCCTTTCTCCGGTCTCTTTTGATTTAGAAGATGGAGAATGCCTGGCCGTGCAAGGCTCTTCTGGTTCCGGCAAAAGTTTGCTGCTGCGCGCTCTTGCCGATTTAGATCCCCATGAGGGGGAGATCAGCCTTGATGATAAATCTTGGGACTCTATGCCAGCGACCCAATGGCGGCGGCAGGTGGTTTATTTACCTTCCGAACCGGGTTGGTGGAGCGATTATGTAGTTGATCACTTTCTTGTTTGGGAGGAGGCGATTCCCTGGGTAGAAGCCCTGGACCTGCCGGCGGCGATCCGGGACCGGACCGTGGAACGCTTATCCACGGGTGAGCGCCAGCGTCTCGCGCTGGTCCGGGCCCTGGTCCTTAACCCACGGGTATTGCTGTTGGATGAGCCCACCTCTGGACTGGATAATAAAACCACCTACAATGTTGAACAAATCCTCAAGGGACGCTTAAGCAGGGGCACCAGCCTCCTTTGGGTGACCCATGATCCAGCCCAGGCTCGCCGGGTCGCCCAGCGATGTTTGTTCTTGGAAAACGGTCATGTCCATGAGGAATGGCTTTGA
- a CDS encoding BlaI/MecI/CopY family transcriptional regulator, translating to MLSIRSSYLGELEIAVLEHLWSAGALEAKGVHQGIGIQRGISLNTVQSTLERLYRKKLLSREKVRHAYVYAPTVQREELMAQWVGQVVHVLSEGKGHDLLSAFVDFAARVDEHSLDRLEQLIAERRKQQPEDSP from the coding sequence ATGTTGTCGATTCGATCTTCATACCTGGGAGAGCTGGAAATTGCCGTTCTCGAACACCTGTGGTCCGCAGGGGCACTGGAGGCCAAAGGTGTGCATCAGGGGATTGGTATCCAGCGGGGGATTTCCTTGAATACCGTCCAATCGACTTTGGAGCGGTTGTATCGGAAAAAACTGCTGAGCCGAGAGAAGGTCCGCCATGCCTATGTCTATGCGCCTACGGTGCAGCGGGAGGAGTTGATGGCTCAATGGGTGGGCCAAGTGGTTCATGTCTTATCCGAAGGGAAGGGCCACGATCTGTTATCGGCCTTTGTAGATTTTGCGGCCCGAGTAGACGAGCATAGCCTGGATCGCTTGGAGCAGTTAATCGCAGAGCGTCGCAAGCAGCAGCCAGAGGACTCCCCATGA
- a CDS encoding TolC family protein: MRPRLPSGADKKPMSYRFLGIGLAVTLWLLSVPFFLAASETHNSSAKWLTAQEAIRLGLSRPEVNRWMEGRIGVAQSEATQAALWPNPQLQYQREETNTGGGASIDEFLWLTQKFDFSGRRGLQVNAAKQRVQATRQEAEFRRLVLTTKIRQGFYQVLHQWELLQNLEQWLERLGVIETVVQKREVAGEISGYDRLRLTREQAAVRAQMQSEEAIHHRAWEHLLGILGAKEKKTVYRGVTGSLLPQSLPPLERLLQMLTYRPDLQSLEQQANAHALERQAAARGWIPDLTLSLGSKKGKDAFGSDAGPFFSAGINLPLFDRDQAKRDRASARLQVVRSEYQLALTEAQGAVRGRWQEVRQLAAAAREVRRRDVAAARELVRTAKAAYEGGEIGILELLDAYREEMNTVTRALELESRARQAQIELERLAGEGLS; encoded by the coding sequence ATGAGACCTCGGCTGCCAAGTGGTGCTGATAAAAAACCGATGAGCTATCGGTTTTTGGGAATCGGATTGGCGGTGACGTTGTGGTTGCTGTCGGTTCCTTTTTTTTTGGCCGCTTCGGAAACCCACAACTCTTCTGCCAAATGGCTTACCGCCCAGGAAGCCATTCGTCTGGGGCTGTCTCGTCCGGAGGTGAATCGGTGGATGGAAGGTCGGATTGGCGTGGCTCAGAGCGAAGCCACCCAAGCCGCCCTTTGGCCCAACCCCCAGCTTCAATATCAGCGGGAAGAAACCAATACCGGTGGGGGAGCTTCTATTGATGAATTCTTATGGCTAACTCAGAAATTTGATTTTTCTGGCCGGCGGGGATTACAGGTCAATGCGGCCAAGCAGCGGGTTCAAGCGACCCGACAGGAAGCCGAGTTTCGGCGCTTAGTGCTGACAACAAAGATACGACAGGGGTTTTATCAGGTTCTGCATCAGTGGGAGTTGCTGCAGAACTTGGAACAGTGGTTGGAGCGCCTCGGGGTGATTGAAACCGTGGTCCAGAAGCGGGAGGTCGCCGGTGAGATTTCAGGCTATGACCGTTTGCGGCTGACCCGGGAGCAGGCGGCGGTCCGGGCCCAGATGCAGAGCGAGGAGGCTATCCATCATCGGGCTTGGGAACACCTCCTGGGGATATTAGGGGCGAAGGAGAAAAAGACGGTTTATAGGGGCGTGACCGGTTCCCTGTTGCCCCAATCCCTGCCGCCATTAGAGCGGCTGTTACAAATGCTCACTTATCGCCCCGATCTGCAAAGTCTGGAGCAGCAGGCCAATGCTCATGCCTTGGAGCGTCAGGCCGCCGCCCGGGGTTGGATCCCGGATCTCACCCTCAGTTTAGGGAGTAAAAAGGGGAAAGATGCTTTTGGCAGTGATGCCGGGCCTTTTTTTAGTGCCGGAATCAATCTGCCCCTGTTTGATCGTGATCAAGCCAAACGGGATCGGGCTTCGGCCAGGCTCCAAGTGGTGCGCAGTGAATACCAATTGGCCCTAACCGAGGCCCAAGGGGCGGTTCGTGGCCGCTGGCAGGAGGTGCGGCAGTTGGCTGCCGCGGCACGAGAGGTGCGCCGTAGGGATGTGGCCGCAGCTAGAGAGTTGGTGCGCACCGCAAAAGCCGCCTATGAAGGGGGGGAAATTGGAATCTTGGAGCTGCTTGATGCCTATCGGGAGGAAATGAATACGGTGACCCGCGCTTTAGAATTGGAAAGCCGCGCCCGCCAGGCCCAGATTGAACTGGAGCGGTTGGCCGGAGAGGGCTTGTCATGA
- a CDS encoding HMA2 domain-containing protein: MAYYIHSLPGRLRVRSSFIKHYPTQAEALKRRIAALPGVQSVKISSITILYHAHELAADTLLEMFEEAGCLEGALPSRDHSAAAAKAGEVFGKAVFDVFIAKALERSLVSLLAVLKSR; this comes from the coding sequence GTGGCATACTATATCCATAGTTTACCAGGTAGGTTACGGGTCCGTTCATCCTTTATTAAACATTATCCCACTCAAGCTGAAGCCCTCAAGAGACGGATCGCCGCTTTGCCGGGGGTCCAATCCGTTAAAATCAGCAGTATTACCATTCTCTACCACGCTCACGAATTAGCTGCCGACACCCTCTTAGAGATGTTTGAGGAAGCGGGGTGTTTGGAGGGTGCCCTACCCAGCCGAGATCACTCCGCCGCGGCGGCCAAAGCTGGTGAAGTATTTGGAAAAGCGGTATTTGATGTTTTTATTGCCAAGGCCCTGGAGCGTTCCCTGGTTTCCCTGTTAGCTGTTCTTAAATCGAGATAG
- a CDS encoding TonB-dependent receptor, producing MWQIPGWRSGRWFLGLAAISPPAPHQKVNSKGLFSYKAICEGNAFSATGGRTSLQSWVTVRGLAHCSFTLGILGLLLGVPGETMADEAEGNNLKLPAIEVRAVRQAGALDTLSRYVTRITREEIEKQQETTQSVAEILGRMVPGMAPASQTFTNSNQTLRGRDVLVLIDGVPMNTNRNVSRDLFNIKASAIESIEVVHGGSSVYGGGAAGGIIYINTLQGRREEGIEFETVLGGGTSLTEMDDEALSGRLVQRVLGKKGPVDYTLSFSGEQTQGFFDAEGDRIPPEPSQGDLSDTGTLDLLGKLGYEFGADQRLELSVNYLDQEQDTDFISDPAVNDFPPGSVKAKALKGLQLDEQTANENLLLNLGYIKEDLLGSKIQAQAYYRDYHSRFFPFDGRPFSGWNAVAQTFLDSQVSGGRLTIDTPLPLLEDLDAFLLWGADINYEETEQPATIFNGDVFDASGGRVFEVTDKERTFVPETTTESYGVFGQFEVIPLDQVILRGGIRHEWVDVSFDDFVTLGQGNEIEGGEIHYSETTFNAGVVYTPVSPLDLYFNFSQSFELPDIGLQLRFAPAGFNVTDSNLEPRIIDNFEIGMRGRFGGLRISAAGFYSESDLGGVFVENFSLVQERTPEHIYGAEGSLDYIFSDQLKIGGTFTWQKGEREEPATGEDIALNGFRIPPLKLTGYVEYSPFHWWNARLQVLYSGNRDDAAEDGVGFGGREVEDYTVVDLYSSFDAGPGTLRIGIENLLNNQYHTVFGQLLRSGSNTSHLAARGATARVSYTLRW from the coding sequence ATGTGGCAGATTCCAGGTTGGCGTAGCGGGAGATGGTTTTTGGGTTTGGCGGCTATCTCGCCACCTGCTCCCCATCAAAAGGTTAATTCAAAGGGACTTTTCTCCTACAAAGCAATCTGTGAAGGTAATGCATTCTCGGCCACAGGAGGGAGGACGAGTCTTCAGTCATGGGTTACGGTACGGGGGCTTGCCCATTGCTCCTTCACCCTAGGGATTTTAGGCTTACTGCTTGGCGTACCAGGAGAGACAATGGCCGATGAGGCAGAGGGAAATAATCTTAAGCTACCCGCTATTGAAGTAAGGGCGGTACGTCAAGCCGGTGCCCTCGATACTCTCTCCCGCTATGTCACTCGGATCACGCGGGAAGAAATTGAGAAGCAGCAGGAAACGACCCAGAGCGTCGCAGAAATCCTGGGGAGAATGGTGCCAGGAATGGCGCCCGCGAGTCAGACCTTTACCAACTCTAATCAGACTTTGCGCGGCCGCGACGTCCTGGTACTGATTGACGGTGTTCCTATGAATACCAACCGGAACGTCTCCCGGGACCTGTTTAATATTAAAGCGTCGGCCATTGAAAGTATCGAAGTTGTTCACGGGGGTAGTTCTGTCTATGGGGGCGGCGCGGCTGGCGGCATTATTTACATCAATACGTTGCAGGGACGACGAGAAGAAGGGATCGAATTTGAAACCGTTTTGGGTGGCGGTACCAGCTTGACCGAGATGGATGATGAAGCCCTTAGCGGCCGTTTGGTGCAAAGGGTTTTGGGCAAAAAGGGACCGGTAGACTACACCCTCTCTTTCAGTGGTGAACAGACGCAGGGTTTCTTCGATGCGGAAGGTGACCGTATTCCGCCGGAGCCTAGCCAGGGCGACCTTTCGGACACGGGCACACTGGATTTACTAGGCAAACTGGGTTATGAATTTGGTGCTGACCAACGGCTTGAATTGAGCGTTAATTATCTCGACCAGGAACAGGATACGGATTTTATTTCCGATCCGGCGGTAAATGATTTCCCACCAGGGAGCGTGAAGGCAAAAGCACTGAAAGGGCTTCAGCTTGACGAGCAGACGGCGAACGAGAACCTCCTCCTTAACTTGGGGTATATCAAAGAGGATCTCTTGGGCAGTAAGATTCAAGCTCAAGCCTATTATCGGGATTACCATAGCCGTTTCTTTCCTTTTGATGGGCGCCCATTCAGCGGTTGGAATGCTGTAGCGCAGACTTTTCTGGACTCGCAAGTGAGCGGGGGACGCCTGACCATCGACACGCCCCTTCCACTGCTGGAAGACCTGGATGCCTTCCTGCTCTGGGGGGCTGACATTAATTATGAGGAAACGGAACAGCCGGCCACCATTTTCAATGGTGACGTCTTTGATGCCTCGGGGGGCAGGGTTTTCGAAGTGACCGACAAGGAGCGAACCTTCGTGCCGGAGACGACCACGGAGTCCTATGGAGTTTTCGGCCAATTCGAAGTGATACCGCTGGATCAGGTGATCCTGCGGGGTGGTATTCGCCATGAATGGGTAGACGTCAGCTTTGATGATTTTGTTACCCTGGGGCAGGGCAATGAAATCGAGGGCGGTGAAATTCATTATTCTGAAACCACCTTTAATGCGGGTGTGGTGTATACTCCTGTTTCTCCCCTCGATCTTTATTTCAACTTTTCCCAATCCTTTGAGCTTCCGGACATTGGCCTACAGCTGCGCTTTGCGCCCGCAGGCTTCAACGTCACCGATTCCAATCTAGAACCCCGGATCATAGACAACTTTGAGATAGGAATGCGCGGGCGCTTCGGGGGTCTAAGAATCTCTGCCGCAGGGTTCTACAGCGAGTCTGATTTGGGTGGGGTATTCGTCGAAAATTTCTCGCTGGTACAGGAGCGTACCCCCGAGCATATCTATGGCGCTGAGGGCAGTTTGGATTATATTTTCAGTGACCAGCTAAAAATCGGGGGTACCTTTACCTGGCAGAAAGGGGAGCGGGAGGAGCCGGCCACAGGTGAAGATATCGCTCTGAATGGTTTTCGTATCCCGCCTTTGAAGCTGACTGGTTATGTAGAATACAGCCCCTTCCACTGGTGGAACGCCCGGCTGCAGGTGCTCTATTCCGGCAACCGCGATGATGCCGCAGAAGATGGTGTCGGCTTCGGCGGTCGCGAGGTGGAGGACTATACCGTCGTTGATTTGTATAGTAGCTTCGATGCGGGTCCCGGCACTTTGCGAATTGGTATTGAGAACCTGCTGAACAATCAATACCACACTGTCTTTGGCCAGTTGCTGCGTAGCGGGAGTAATACGAGTCATCTTGCCGCACGTGGCGCGACTGCGCGGGTGTCTTACACCTTGAGGTGGTAA
- a CDS encoding M56 family metallopeptidase yields the protein MTAFAEVFSLAFVAWFGFAGVTALLCIFFYPVARRWFLSLPPVMRANHVLAWTVAPAAVGLLLTSFIFLPTVLSLLGMASDHCQAGGAGFAYPCLLHPFTSMERELPWFLLFPLTALGLFFLGQIIWEWLRVRRFVRALTLASAPDASRDIWVVKSEWPLAFAAGISQARIFVSEKLVRDLSSPQLAVVLAHERAHLYHHDPARYFFARAIACLHVSWLRRKLLEDLSLAAEQACDEEAAKQVGDRLLVADTIVQVERWCHQQRRSAPVPLPSFVGSQVVARVESLLASPQEPGWMYRMIIGVSRGLVLITLLFAADPLHQLTEAVLGFLVE from the coding sequence ATGACGGCGTTTGCAGAAGTTTTTTCGCTTGCTTTCGTGGCCTGGTTTGGGTTTGCCGGGGTGACCGCATTGCTCTGCATTTTCTTTTATCCTGTGGCTCGTCGTTGGTTTTTGTCCCTGCCACCGGTGATGCGGGCCAATCACGTGTTAGCCTGGACGGTGGCTCCTGCTGCGGTAGGGCTGTTGTTGACCAGCTTTATTTTTTTACCCACTGTATTAAGTCTTCTGGGGATGGCCTCCGATCATTGCCAGGCTGGCGGGGCAGGTTTTGCCTATCCTTGCTTGTTGCATCCCTTCACCTCAATGGAAAGAGAACTTCCTTGGTTTCTACTTTTCCCATTGACTGCGCTGGGGTTATTTTTTTTGGGGCAGATAATTTGGGAGTGGTTGCGTGTGCGCCGGTTTGTGCGCGCGCTCACCCTGGCAAGTGCTCCTGATGCCTCCCGGGATATCTGGGTAGTAAAAAGCGAATGGCCCTTAGCCTTTGCGGCGGGGATTTCCCAGGCTCGGATTTTTGTCTCCGAAAAATTGGTGCGTGATCTTTCATCGCCCCAACTGGCAGTCGTTCTGGCCCATGAGCGTGCCCACCTCTATCATCATGATCCAGCCCGGTATTTTTTCGCCCGGGCGATTGCTTGCCTCCATGTTTCCTGGCTCCGTCGAAAATTGCTGGAAGACTTATCCCTGGCCGCCGAGCAGGCCTGTGACGAGGAGGCTGCCAAGCAGGTAGGCGACCGCTTGCTGGTGGCGGATACCATTGTGCAAGTGGAGCGTTGGTGCCATCAACAGCGCCGCTCTGCACCTGTTCCCCTGCCTTCCTTTGTGGGCAGTCAGGTGGTGGCGCGGGTGGAATCTTTGTTGGCCAGCCCCCAGGAACCCGGCTGGATGTATCGAATGATAATTGGTGTTTCCAGGGGTTTGGTGCTGATCACCCTTCTGTTTGCCGCTGATCCCCTCCATCAACTGACTGAGGCTGTGCTGGGATTTTTGGTGGAATAA
- a CDS encoding efflux RND transporter periplasmic adaptor subunit has product MRGLRTGWLWPLFLLVACSTSQAPVQDGTPELAGISVTDFTDQTQLFVEFPPLVVGQESPFAAHLTRLEGFQPMAEGRVTVFLGGGDLPLELEKFVVDAPQIPGIFRPVVTPQHSGRRQLAIRLVAPGVTVTHLLGAVTVYPDREAAAQAHPPEAEEENGITFLLEQQWRVDFALEAVRQHTLRESVAATGVVGARADGEAQIHAPTAGHLLTQGTNFPRVGMSVEQGQILAVIAPHLAVEADFASLELAGQKARSQYQFAVHERQRLEGLWAQNAAPKHRLVAARKEEAIAKAELEAARRRLEQYQLQSSGAVSGVPVRAPIGGTVAQVQVAAGSYLEVGQALFHVVQLDRLWLEARIAEADLGRLHHPTAAWFEVDGFDQPFRIDPEQGGQRVAFSTVVDKVSRTTPLIFEFPNPNQALRIGMFARVQVLTGKKVRDVAVPRSALVDHNGQDVVYVLVGGESFERRNVQLGIREGDTVQVLKGLSAGEWVVTQGAYLVHLAAASPAAPGHGHAH; this is encoded by the coding sequence ATGAGGGGATTGAGAACCGGGTGGTTATGGCCACTCTTTTTACTGGTGGCCTGTAGCACTTCCCAAGCACCGGTCCAGGACGGTACGCCTGAGTTGGCAGGGATCAGTGTCACTGATTTCACCGATCAGACGCAACTCTTTGTGGAGTTTCCTCCCCTGGTGGTGGGCCAAGAATCTCCCTTTGCGGCCCATTTGACGCGGCTTGAGGGTTTCCAGCCCATGGCTGAGGGGCGGGTGACCGTATTCTTGGGAGGGGGAGATCTCCCCCTCGAACTCGAAAAATTTGTCGTTGATGCCCCCCAAATTCCCGGGATTTTCCGGCCGGTAGTTACGCCCCAGCATTCAGGGCGGCGGCAATTGGCTATCCGGCTGGTAGCACCAGGAGTGACGGTGACCCATTTACTGGGAGCGGTGACTGTTTATCCGGACCGGGAGGCAGCCGCTCAAGCCCATCCCCCTGAAGCGGAAGAAGAGAATGGGATCACTTTCTTGCTGGAGCAGCAATGGCGGGTTGATTTTGCCCTTGAAGCGGTCCGCCAGCATACCCTCCGGGAGTCGGTTGCCGCCACGGGGGTAGTGGGTGCCCGCGCCGATGGAGAGGCTCAGATTCATGCGCCGACGGCGGGCCATCTCCTCACCCAGGGCACCAATTTTCCCCGCGTGGGCATGTCCGTTGAGCAAGGTCAAATCCTGGCGGTAATCGCCCCCCATCTCGCCGTTGAAGCCGATTTTGCTTCCTTAGAATTGGCGGGGCAAAAGGCCCGTTCCCAATATCAATTTGCTGTCCATGAGCGCCAGCGCTTGGAAGGACTGTGGGCGCAAAATGCGGCCCCCAAACACCGTCTGGTGGCGGCGCGGAAGGAGGAGGCCATCGCCAAGGCGGAATTGGAAGCCGCCCGGCGTCGCCTGGAGCAATATCAACTCCAATCCTCTGGGGCTGTCTCGGGGGTGCCCGTCCGGGCGCCTATCGGCGGCACTGTGGCCCAGGTCCAGGTGGCGGCAGGCAGTTACCTGGAAGTAGGCCAGGCTTTATTTCACGTGGTGCAGTTAGATCGATTGTGGCTGGAAGCCCGAATCGCGGAGGCGGATCTGGGACGCTTGCATCATCCTACCGCCGCTTGGTTTGAAGTGGATGGCTTTGACCAGCCTTTCCGGATTGACCCGGAGCAGGGAGGGCAACGAGTAGCTTTTAGCACAGTAGTCGATAAGGTGAGCCGGACAACACCCCTGATATTTGAGTTTCCTAACCCCAATCAGGCTCTGCGGATTGGGATGTTTGCCCGGGTGCAGGTGCTGACGGGTAAAAAGGTCCGGGACGTTGCTGTTCCCCGCTCAGCCCTAGTGGATCACAACGGCCAAGACGTGGTCTATGTGCTGGTAGGAGGGGAGTCCTTCGAGCGCCGCAACGTGCAATTGGGTATTCGCGAAGGGGACACTGTGCAGGTGTTGAAAGGACTCAGCGCCGGCGAGTGGGTAGTCACCCAAGGGGCCTACCTGGTTCACCTGGCGGCGGCTTCGCCCGCCGCACCAGGTCACGGTCACGCCCATTGA